In Microcoleus sp. AS-A8, the following are encoded in one genomic region:
- a CDS encoding two-component system response regulator: MLDTLGASALARSGTMGSDLISMDSDQPKILVVDDHPSSRMTAVALLSVEGYEVVEAESGPIALKRVVECSPDLILLDVMMPGMDGYEVCRRLKEDEQTRLIPVVFITALNDKRSRIMGIEAGGDDFLSKPFDRLELAARVKSLVRQKRLNEDLDHAEQVLFSMARAVESRDPNTGDHCERLVAMGKAFGEYIQLPRTDIRNLMWGGYLHDIGKVGIPDAVLLKKGSFTPEEREIMNNHVLIGEKICKPLRSMRGVLPIIRYHHERWDGTGYPDGLEGEEIPYLAQVFQFIDIYDALTSERPYKRAFTVAEALEIMAQETQRGWRNPKLSQQFTEFIHASHLRDSAQSGLSL, translated from the coding sequence ATGTTGGATACATTAGGTGCTTCGGCGTTAGCCAGATCAGGAACAATGGGTTCCGATCTGATTTCCATGGATTCCGATCAACCCAAGATCCTCGTTGTTGACGATCATCCCTCTAGTCGGATGACGGCTGTAGCTCTTTTATCGGTTGAAGGCTACGAAGTAGTGGAGGCAGAAAGTGGACCGATTGCACTCAAGCGTGTAGTTGAGTGCAGCCCAGATTTAATTCTCCTGGATGTCATGATGCCAGGGATGGACGGGTATGAGGTATGTCGGCGTCTCAAGGAAGACGAACAAACTCGCCTGATTCCAGTTGTCTTTATCACCGCGCTCAATGATAAGCGATCGCGGATTATGGGCATAGAAGCTGGAGGCGATGATTTCTTAAGTAAACCGTTTGATCGCCTAGAGCTTGCCGCACGAGTCAAGTCCCTCGTCCGTCAAAAGCGCCTCAATGAAGATTTAGACCACGCCGAACAGGTTTTGTTCTCGATGGCCAGAGCGGTGGAAAGCCGCGACCCCAATACGGGCGACCACTGTGAGCGACTGGTCGCCATGGGCAAAGCCTTTGGGGAATACATCCAGCTACCCCGAACGGACATTCGGAATCTGATGTGGGGTGGCTATCTCCACGATATCGGCAAAGTGGGAATACCCGACGCCGTGCTGCTCAAAAAAGGGTCATTTACTCCCGAAGAACGGGAGATTATGAATAATCACGTCTTGATTGGCGAAAAAATCTGCAAGCCATTACGCTCGATGCGGGGTGTACTGCCGATTATTCGTTATCACCACGAACGCTGGGACGGGACGGGTTATCCGGATGGTTTAGAGGGGGAGGAAATTCCCTATCTGGCGCAAGTGTTTCAATTCATCGATATCTACGATGCTTTGACCAGTGAGCGTCCTTACAAACGAGCCTTTACGGTAGCAGAGGCTTTAGAAATTATGGCTCAGGAAACCCAACGAGGTTGGCGAAACCCTAAACTCTCCCAGCAATTTACGGAATTTATCCACGCCTCTCATCTAAGAGACTCAGCGCAATCCGGTCTTTCATTATGA
- a CDS encoding MnmC family methyltransferase, which yields MQETSPFTPQLTADGSFTFFSSEFSEYFHSTQGAKEEALIKFVEPCQIAHKAQQPVVRLLDVCYGLGYNSAAALEVIWANNPNCYVELVALELNLMVPKTAIAHDLLNIWNPPIPQELENLATSLEVQTNRLHAQLLLGDARVTLPQLQQSHFQADAIFLDPFSSRRCPQLWTVEFFQHLAGCCTPTGRLATYSCAASVRSALIAAGFKIGFTLPLKGRQPGTVASWSDADLPPLPLRSQEHLQTRAAVPYRDPQLCDPASVILQRRQIEQQASSLEPTSRWQKRWSRDRT from the coding sequence ATGCAAGAAACCAGCCCCTTCACTCCACAGCTAACCGCTGATGGCTCATTCACCTTCTTTTCTTCTGAATTTAGTGAATACTTTCACAGTACTCAAGGCGCAAAGGAAGAAGCGCTGATCAAATTTGTGGAGCCTTGCCAGATTGCACACAAAGCCCAACAACCTGTCGTGCGATTGCTGGATGTCTGTTATGGTCTAGGTTACAACAGCGCTGCTGCTTTAGAAGTCATTTGGGCAAATAATCCCAATTGCTACGTGGAACTGGTGGCTCTGGAATTAAACTTAATGGTGCCAAAAACCGCGATCGCTCATGATTTACTCAATATTTGGAATCCGCCTATCCCTCAAGAATTGGAAAATCTAGCAACCTCTCTGGAGGTTCAAACAAATCGACTCCATGCTCAACTGCTCCTCGGCGATGCTAGAGTAACCCTTCCACAGTTGCAGCAATCCCATTTTCAAGCGGATGCGATTTTTCTTGATCCCTTTTCTTCTCGCCGTTGTCCTCAGTTATGGACGGTTGAATTCTTCCAACATTTAGCTGGCTGCTGTACACCCACAGGCAGACTAGCCACATACTCCTGCGCCGCTTCTGTGCGGAGTGCGCTGATTGCGGCTGGGTTTAAAATTGGTTTCACCTTACCTTTGAAAGGTCGGCAACCGGGAACTGTAGCCAGTTGGAGTGATGCTGATTTGCCACCTTTGCCGTTGCGATCGCAAGAGCATTTGCAGACTCGTGCCGCTGTACCTTACCGCGACCCTCAGCTATGCGATCCAGCCTCTGTCATTTTGCAGCGTCGCCAAATCGAACAACAAGCGTCTTCTTTAGAACCAACATCTCGTTGGCAGAAGCGTTGGTCGAGGGATAGAACCTGA
- a CDS encoding DUF6335 family protein, with translation MGEINNKTANEAKTTDRTIKVSDTPVEENDEPMISDLPQEITESYGTGVSLEPGLEIGGRTMHNRMDEYTATGPELTGGDVDARWDQAHLVGDEAVGGTVATPDQSIVEELGAAVGLEYDDQVFLRTNDILEERDDSRWELDPKSSEDYQERRE, from the coding sequence ATGGGTGAGATTAATAACAAAACAGCAAACGAAGCCAAGACAACCGATAGAACAATTAAGGTTTCGGATACACCCGTTGAAGAGAATGATGAGCCAATGATTTCTGATTTACCTCAGGAAATCACTGAATCTTATGGAACAGGTGTTTCCTTAGAACCGGGTTTGGAAATCGGCGGACGAACGATGCACAACCGGATGGACGAATATACAGCAACCGGCCCCGAACTAACGGGGGGTGATGTGGATGCTCGTTGGGATCAGGCTCATTTGGTTGGTGACGAGGCCGTGGGGGGAACAGTTGCGACTCCCGATCAGAGTATTGTCGAAGAACTGGGAGCGGCTGTCGGCCTCGAGTATGACGACCAAGTATTTCTCCGGACTAACGATATTTTGGAAGAGCGTGATGATAGCCGATGGGAATTAGACCCCAAGTCTTCCGAAGATTATCAGGAGCGTCGGGAATAA
- a CDS encoding glycoside hydrolase family 43 protein, protein MSQNEPTPEAAIKTRTYTNPVYKGYFADPFVWEHQGVYYAIGTGAAEAKGQMDEIAEATHTQSTEEVRVFPLLYSQDFVNWQSADNALPRPDPALGNNYWAPEIAYCEGTFYLYYSVGHEDKNHQLRVATSHEPLGPYQDVGGEPLVDRKSCPFAIDPHAFQDDDGQWYLFWARDFLDTEGGVRAGTALMVERLEGMTKLAGEGRVVLRARHDWQRFLANRPMYSGIYDWHTLEGPCVRKHAGRYYCFYSGGRWETENYGVDYGVADNVLGPYSDAGNEAGPRVLRSLPGRVLGPGHNSIVLGPDGQTEYIVYHAWDINMEARRMCVDQLIWTPSGPRCDGPTWTPQTLVSNLITSVEPIEDLP, encoded by the coding sequence ATGTCTCAAAATGAGCCGACGCCGGAAGCGGCGATTAAAACGAGAACCTATACGAATCCGGTCTATAAGGGCTATTTCGCCGATCCCTTCGTTTGGGAACACCAGGGTGTATATTATGCGATCGGCACGGGTGCAGCGGAAGCAAAAGGACAGATGGACGAAATTGCGGAGGCAACACACACCCAATCCACCGAGGAAGTGCGTGTCTTTCCCCTCCTCTACTCTCAGGACTTTGTAAACTGGCAAAGTGCTGATAACGCACTGCCGCGACCCGACCCTGCTCTGGGCAATAACTACTGGGCACCCGAAATCGCTTACTGCGAAGGCACATTCTACCTCTACTACTCGGTGGGGCATGAGGACAAGAATCATCAGTTGCGCGTCGCTACCAGCCATGAGCCACTAGGCCCTTATCAGGACGTTGGAGGAGAGCCACTCGTTGACCGAAAGTCCTGTCCCTTTGCCATTGATCCACATGCCTTTCAGGATGATGACGGGCAGTGGTATCTCTTCTGGGCGCGAGATTTTCTGGATACAGAGGGGGGGGTGCGTGCTGGCACGGCACTGATGGTAGAGCGCCTGGAAGGCATGACGAAGCTAGCGGGGGAAGGGAGAGTGGTTCTGCGTGCCCGTCATGATTGGCAACGGTTTCTAGCCAACCGCCCGATGTATAGTGGAATTTATGATTGGCACACATTGGAAGGCCCGTGTGTTCGCAAACATGCAGGTCGTTACTACTGCTTTTACAGTGGTGGGCGCTGGGAGACTGAAAACTACGGCGTGGATTATGGAGTTGCCGACAATGTACTTGGCCCTTATTCCGATGCGGGTAACGAAGCTGGCCCACGGGTGCTGCGCTCGCTTCCCGGTCGTGTTCTCGGCCCTGGCCATAACTCAATCGTTCTCGGCCCAGACGGTCAGACAGAGTACATTGTTTACCATGCCTGGGATATCAACATGGAAGCACGGCGGATGTGCGTAGATCAACTGATCTGGACGCCTTCTGGGCCGCGTTGCGATGGCCCGACCTGGACGCCACAGACTCTCGTCAGTAACCTCATAACAAGTGTCGAGCCGATTGAGGATCTGCCGTAG
- a CDS encoding phytanoyl-CoA dioxygenase family protein, with protein sequence MIQSIETVKFTATDLDRFAQELNRDGICVIRGLFDPRLIEEWAQAFDRLFRDRQNRPGGLAPRDQARYYLTFPWVPPFADVNVFANPVILGVLDRVFYQEYKLVQLATDIPVQGSDYQETHRDFRPLFSDQIVTPLYALAVNFPLVEVTEENGPFQMARGTHVLPREEGLAKVASGEIPIESFHMKPGDVMIRSPLALHRGSPNRTSQPRPMVVMGYVMHWLHTAKVDLTVPRDYYESLPEQTQQLLRCQVVDQLPEYKAETYINFKY encoded by the coding sequence ATGATTCAAAGCATAGAGACAGTTAAATTTACAGCTACTGACCTGGATCGATTCGCACAGGAACTGAATCGAGATGGTATTTGTGTGATTCGCGGACTTTTTGATCCGAGACTGATTGAGGAGTGGGCACAAGCTTTTGATCGGTTATTTCGAGACCGCCAGAACCGACCGGGTGGTCTGGCTCCCCGCGATCAAGCCCGCTACTATTTGACGTTTCCTTGGGTTCCCCCGTTCGCGGATGTGAATGTTTTTGCCAATCCGGTGATTCTGGGCGTTCTTGATCGCGTGTTTTATCAAGAGTACAAGCTGGTTCAGTTAGCCACTGATATTCCGGTGCAGGGTTCGGATTATCAAGAAACCCACCGCGATTTTCGTCCACTCTTCTCGGATCAGATTGTAACGCCACTCTACGCCCTAGCGGTCAACTTCCCGCTGGTCGAAGTAACGGAAGAGAATGGCCCGTTCCAGATGGCTCGTGGAACGCATGTCTTGCCGCGTGAAGAGGGGCTGGCAAAGGTCGCCAGTGGTGAGATTCCCATCGAGTCTTTCCATATGAAGCCGGGAGATGTGATGATTCGATCACCACTGGCACTGCATCGAGGTTCGCCGAACAGGACAAGCCAACCCAGACCCATGGTTGTCATGGGCTACGTTATGCACTGGCTGCACACGGCGAAAGTGGATTTAACAGTCCCGCGAGATTATTATGAGAGCCTACCGGAGCAGACGCAGCAATTACTGCGGTGTCAGGTGGTGGATCAGTTGCCAGAGTATAAAGCCGAAACCTATATAAATTTCAAGTACTAG
- a CDS encoding CHAT domain-containing protein → MVPRFNIQLFCLLFVGAFFLTQGFAGFWGAETQSVFAQTPAGVTIVQNSPNPTTLVEQGKALYEAGKFSQAVTVLQQAREAFKTQGDKLKESMTLSNLALAYQQLGSWSEAQQALTESLNLLQSGETVSKTPQSRATERLQVLAQTLDIQGRFQFSVGQVEQAFKTWQQAAATYAQMGNPDGRLQSQINQAQALQSMGFYTRACKTLLNTLGIEAQDCQISNEQLQTLKAQPDSLPKAVALRTLGDVLQLVGDLQQSENVLKLSLQVAERLQSPANISSARFSLANTARAQRTTSDNGQSRQTSENPLTLYQQAAEEATSPTLRIQAQLNQLSLLIEEQRLPEARSLSAQIQSQLDNLPPSRTAVYARINLAQSVIKLSTSEVDTGAKLLAKAIEQAKSLGDQRATAYALGNLGDLYEKTGQLNEAKNLTEEALVLAQTISAPDIAYRWQWQLGRLLKAQGNRKQAIAAYDSAVKTLKDLRSDLVSINPNVQFSFRESVEPVYREFVELLLQSDANPDNLAQARDVIESLQLAELANFFREDCLTANPIKIDQIDQKAAVIYPIVLKDRLEVVLSLPNAPLRHYATPLPREQVENTFNELRQAIASSSLNPISRGEVEGTQPEANSPAETPSPGTEPNRGGLGAVAREECRGTLGAVPLSCQSSPTSQDYLPLAQQVYQWLIRPVEADLAKSELKTLVFVLDGPLLNLPMAVLHDGKEFLIEKYAIAYTPGLNLLDSKPLARGKISALKAGLSEPREITLSSSTTPLLFSALPFVKQELETIQSNVAGQLLLNQDFTTATIQKEINSIPFPVVHLATHGQFSSNEKDTFILTWDDRLNVNQLNTLLRSREEIGRNPIELLVLSACQTAAGDRRAALGLAGVAVRAGARSTLATLWLVSDEGTAELMTRFYQELTNPTISKAEALRRAQVALLKNSRYQQKPEIWAPYVLVGNWL, encoded by the coding sequence ATTGTCCCAAGGTTCAACATCCAACTCTTCTGCTTGCTTTTTGTCGGTGCATTTTTCCTGACTCAAGGGTTTGCTGGGTTTTGGGGAGCCGAAACACAATCGGTCTTCGCCCAGACGCCTGCGGGAGTAACGATTGTTCAGAATTCACCCAATCCCACAACATTGGTAGAACAGGGTAAAGCCCTCTATGAAGCTGGCAAATTTTCCCAAGCCGTCACTGTTTTGCAACAGGCAAGAGAGGCTTTCAAAACTCAGGGAGACAAGCTCAAAGAATCAATGACTTTGAGTAATCTAGCCTTAGCTTATCAGCAACTTGGCTCTTGGTCTGAGGCACAGCAAGCTCTGACAGAAAGTCTCAACCTACTGCAATCGGGGGAAACTGTTAGTAAGACACCTCAAAGTCGAGCCACCGAACGATTGCAGGTTCTCGCCCAAACGTTGGATATTCAAGGTCGTTTTCAATTTTCTGTGGGACAAGTTGAACAAGCGTTCAAAACTTGGCAACAGGCAGCCGCTACCTATGCTCAAATGGGCAATCCAGACGGGAGACTGCAAAGCCAGATTAACCAAGCCCAAGCGTTGCAAAGTATGGGGTTTTATACCAGAGCTTGTAAAACCTTACTGAACACCTTAGGGATTGAGGCTCAAGATTGTCAGATATCTAATGAGCAACTGCAAACGCTCAAAGCGCAACCCGACTCTCTTCCCAAGGCGGTTGCTTTGCGGACGCTCGGTGATGTGTTGCAACTGGTGGGCGATCTTCAGCAGTCCGAAAATGTGTTGAAGCTGAGTTTGCAAGTGGCTGAACGCTTGCAATCTCCCGCCAATATTAGTTCAGCTCGCTTCAGTTTAGCCAATACGGCTCGTGCCCAACGCACGACAAGTGACAATGGGCAATCCCGACAAACGAGTGAAAATCCGTTGACACTCTATCAACAGGCGGCGGAGGAAGCTACCTCACCCACGCTGCGGATACAAGCCCAATTAAATCAGTTGAGCTTATTGATCGAAGAACAAAGATTGCCAGAAGCGCGATCGCTCTCGGCTCAAATTCAGTCCCAACTCGATAACTTACCCCCCAGTCGCACCGCTGTTTACGCTCGGATTAACTTGGCTCAGAGTGTGATCAAGCTATCAACCTCTGAAGTGGACACAGGCGCTAAGTTATTGGCAAAAGCAATCGAGCAGGCTAAAAGCTTAGGTGACCAACGCGCTACCGCTTACGCCTTGGGTAATCTGGGTGATTTATACGAAAAGACGGGGCAATTGAATGAAGCCAAAAACCTCACAGAGGAAGCGTTGGTGCTGGCTCAAACGATTAGCGCACCCGATATCGCCTATCGCTGGCAATGGCAATTGGGACGATTGCTCAAAGCTCAGGGAAATCGGAAACAAGCGATCGCGGCTTATGATTCTGCGGTCAAAACTCTCAAAGATCTTCGCAGTGACTTGGTAAGTATTAATCCGAATGTCCAGTTCTCATTTCGTGAGAGTGTCGAACCCGTCTATCGCGAGTTCGTTGAGTTATTGTTGCAATCCGACGCCAATCCAGACAACCTCGCGCAAGCGCGTGACGTGATTGAGTCCCTGCAACTGGCAGAACTTGCGAACTTCTTCCGAGAAGACTGTTTAACGGCTAATCCGATTAAAATTGACCAAATTGACCAGAAAGCGGCTGTAATCTATCCCATTGTTTTAAAAGATCGGTTGGAGGTCGTTTTATCACTGCCCAATGCTCCTTTGCGTCATTATGCCACGCCCTTGCCTAGGGAACAGGTGGAAAACACCTTTAATGAGCTACGCCAAGCGATCGCGTCCTCTAGTTTGAACCCCATCTCCAGGGGAGAGGTGGAAGGAACACAACCGGAGGCAAATTCGCCAGCAGAAACACCGAGTCCGGGTACAGAACCGAATCGAGGTGGGTTAGGAGCCGTGGCGAGAGAAGAATGTCGAGGCACCTTAGGCGCTGTACCCCTGTCCTGCCAGAGTTCTCCCACTTCGCAGGATTACTTACCACTGGCTCAACAAGTGTATCAGTGGTTAATCCGACCCGTAGAGGCAGACTTGGCTAAGAGTGAACTCAAAACCCTCGTCTTTGTGTTAGATGGCCCCTTACTGAATCTGCCCATGGCGGTGCTGCACGACGGTAAGGAGTTTCTCATTGAGAAATATGCGATCGCCTACACCCCCGGACTCAATCTCTTGGATTCCAAACCTCTAGCACGGGGTAAGATTAGTGCTCTTAAGGCTGGACTCAGTGAACCGCGAGAAATCACCCTGAGCAGTTCAACGACACCGCTCCTGTTTTCTGCCCTTCCCTTTGTGAAGCAAGAATTGGAAACCATTCAGTCGAATGTTGCCGGTCAGCTACTGCTCAATCAGGACTTCACCACCGCCACCATTCAAAAGGAAATCAACTCGATTCCCTTCCCAGTGGTACACCTCGCCACCCACGGACAGTTCAGCTCGAATGAAAAAGACACCTTTATTCTGACTTGGGATGACCGCCTGAACGTCAATCAGCTCAACACCCTGCTGCGATCCAGAGAAGAAATTGGCAGAAATCCCATTGAACTCTTAGTTCTCAGCGCCTGCCAAACAGCAGCCGGAGATAGACGCGCCGCACTCGGATTAGCGGGAGTCGCTGTTAGAGCCGGAGCACGCAGTACACTCGCAACGCTGTGGCTCGTGAGTGATGAGGGAACCGCAGAACTGATGACTCGCTTTTATCAGGAATTAACCAATCCCACAATTAGCAAAGCCGAAGCTCTGCGCCGTGCTCAAGTCGCCCTGTTGAAGAACAGCCGCTACCAGCAAAAGCCAGAAATTTGGGCACCTTATGTTCTCGTGGGGAATTGGCTATAG
- a CDS encoding ShlB/FhaC/HecB family hemolysin secretion/activation protein — MLSKVRLFRYPSLFPLSLLVLLGSWKVEAVSAQTSNPKDVSVSILNLGTENINRSQVPQSISGNEQENLDGVNLTAERPYPSSISQAPELFSEINPPAKILTSTLGDIAQTPAPGRQLPNFPQPLPLPLPSPDSPSVPRNEVQPPSQSPIQQTPPTLLPPPEQLLEPSPSSPRSPEPSPGKVPDLIRVDRFEFEGNTAISDAELTKVTEPFTGRDISFAELFQARSAVTQLYIERGYITSGALIPPQTLQGGVVRIQVVEGGLESINVSGTRRLDPGYVRSRIALATFKPLNRERLLQALQLLQLNPLIQNLSAELAAGTQAGSSVLEVNVTEAKTFNAQILLDNNRAPSVGSFNRRVQINQANLSGAGDNLSLGYSNTDGSNGLDLSYTLPINARNGTLRFSYGTTSSNVIESPFDRLDINASSRYYELSLRQPLMQTPSEEFAVGVTASRQESETSVLEIPFPLSLGADDEGRTRISALRFFQEWTKRNSREVIAARSQFSVGLNNFSSTINETPPDSRFFSWRGQAQWVRLLAPETLLLIRGDMQIADRALVPLEQIGLGGQQTIRGYRQDVLLTDNGVLASAEVRVPVLRIPKWEVLVQLAPFVDVGKAWNREGREDPDPSFLASLGLGLQLQISDRLTARFDYGIPLVSVSSNKRTWQENGFYFSIVATPFVF, encoded by the coding sequence TCTCTGTTCCCGTTGAGCCTATTGGTGTTGCTCGGCAGTTGGAAGGTTGAGGCGGTGAGTGCCCAGACGTCTAACCCCAAGGATGTGAGCGTTTCAATATTGAACTTGGGAACGGAGAACATCAATCGATCGCAAGTTCCCCAATCCATCAGTGGAAACGAACAGGAAAATCTGGATGGAGTGAATCTTACAGCAGAACGTCCATACCCTTCCTCTATCTCTCAAGCTCCCGAACTCTTCAGTGAGATTAACCCTCCAGCGAAAATCCTAACTTCCACATTAGGTGATATTGCACAAACCCCCGCTCCAGGCCGACAACTTCCCAACTTTCCCCAACCCCTGCCACTACCGCTTCCGTCACCCGATAGTCCATCTGTTCCCAGGAATGAAGTTCAACCGCCGTCCCAGTCTCCCATACAACAAACTCCCCCAACCCTACTCCCCCCGCCAGAACAGTTACTCGAACCCTCACCGTCCAGCCCTCGATCGCCCGAACCGAGTCCAGGGAAAGTCCCTGATTTGATTAGGGTGGATCGGTTTGAGTTTGAAGGCAATACAGCGATTAGTGATGCCGAATTAACAAAAGTCACCGAACCCTTCACCGGGCGAGACATCTCATTTGCTGAACTGTTCCAGGCGCGTTCCGCTGTCACCCAGTTGTACATTGAGCGGGGTTACATTACTTCAGGTGCTCTGATTCCGCCGCAAACTCTTCAGGGGGGCGTGGTTAGGATTCAGGTGGTGGAAGGGGGTTTAGAATCGATCAATGTGAGTGGGACTCGACGGCTTGATCCAGGCTATGTGCGATCGCGAATTGCCCTTGCCACATTCAAGCCCCTGAATCGGGAACGCCTGCTGCAAGCACTGCAACTTTTGCAACTCAATCCCCTGATTCAAAACCTTTCTGCCGAACTCGCGGCGGGGACGCAAGCTGGATCGAGCGTACTGGAAGTGAATGTGACGGAGGCAAAAACTTTCAATGCCCAAATCTTATTGGATAATAACCGAGCCCCCAGTGTGGGCAGCTTCAACCGTCGGGTGCAAATCAACCAAGCCAACTTATCCGGAGCTGGGGATAATCTGAGTTTGGGCTATAGCAATACCGATGGCAGTAATGGCCTGGATCTCAGTTATACCTTGCCGATTAATGCCCGCAACGGCACCCTCAGATTCAGTTACGGCACCACTTCCAGCAATGTGATTGAATCTCCCTTTGATCGACTTGACATTAATGCCAGTTCGCGCTATTACGAATTATCATTACGCCAACCTCTGATGCAAACCCCCTCAGAGGAATTTGCAGTTGGTGTAACGGCTTCGCGCCAGGAAAGTGAAACCTCCGTTTTAGAGATTCCCTTCCCCCTGTCCTTAGGAGCCGATGACGAGGGACGTACCCGCATTTCAGCCCTGCGGTTTTTCCAGGAATGGACGAAGCGCAACAGTCGTGAAGTGATTGCCGCCCGCTCTCAGTTTAGTGTGGGACTCAACAACTTTAGCTCCACGATTAACGAAACTCCCCCCGATAGTCGCTTTTTTTCCTGGCGAGGGCAGGCTCAGTGGGTACGCCTGCTAGCACCAGAAACCTTATTACTAATCCGGGGCGACATGCAAATCGCGGATAGAGCGCTAGTCCCCTTAGAGCAAATTGGTTTAGGGGGTCAACAGACTATCCGAGGTTACCGCCAGGATGTCCTGTTGACGGATAATGGTGTGTTGGCTTCGGCTGAGGTGCGGGTACCCGTTCTGCGGATACCGAAGTGGGAGGTGTTAGTCCAACTGGCTCCGTTTGTTGATGTTGGCAAAGCTTGGAACCGAGAAGGGAGAGAAGATCCAGACCCTAGCTTTCTCGCTTCTTTGGGTTTAGGTTTACAGTTACAAATTAGCGATCGCCTTACAGCTCGTTTTGATTACGGCATTCCACTCGTGTCAGTTTCTTCAAATAAGAGAACATGGCAAGAAAACGGTTTTTATTTTTCCATCGTCGCGACTCCTTTCGTCTTTTAA